A genomic window from Streptomyces sp. WMMC940 includes:
- a CDS encoding AMIN-like domain-containing (lipo)protein — protein sequence MRRSLTIGAAFLLAGAGLAASAGQSAATPHRVGTATPADPCSTPWGSSVKSATGGNANPLTDIRVGRHTCFDRMVFDVSGASGPVGHHVGYVDAFHQDGSGDPIPVGGGAVIQIFVSAPSYDPVTMRQVYAGRAGKPLPGVDLTGFSTFKDTRFGASFEGQTQVGLGVRARLPFRVLQFDGKLIVDVAHKW from the coding sequence ATGCGACGCTCATTGACCATCGGTGCGGCGTTCCTGCTCGCGGGAGCAGGACTGGCGGCGTCGGCAGGACAGTCGGCGGCGACGCCGCACCGCGTCGGCACGGCGACCCCCGCCGACCCCTGCTCGACCCCCTGGGGCAGCAGCGTCAAGTCGGCCACAGGCGGGAACGCCAACCCCCTGACGGACATCAGGGTGGGACGGCACACGTGTTTCGACCGCATGGTCTTCGACGTCAGCGGAGCGTCGGGCCCGGTGGGCCACCACGTCGGCTACGTCGACGCGTTCCACCAGGACGGATCCGGCGATCCGATACCCGTGGGAGGAGGCGCCGTAATCCAGATCTTCGTCTCCGCGCCCAGCTACGACCCCGTGACGATGCGTCAGGTCTACGCGGGGCGGGCGGGGAAGCCCCTGCCCGGTGTTGACCTCACCGGCTTCAGCACGTTCAAGGACACGAGGTTCGGGGCGAGCTTCGAGGGCCAGACCCAGGTCGGCCTCGGTGTCCGGGCCAGGCTGCCGTTCCGGGTGCTCCAGTTTGACGGGAAACTGATCGTGGACGTCGCCCACAAGTGGTGA
- a CDS encoding Fur family transcriptional regulator, producing the protein MSDLLERLRGRGWRVTAQRRVVAEVLDGDHVHLTADEVHARAVDRLPEISRATVYNTLGELVALGEVAEVSTDGRAKRYDPNAHHPHQHLVCSGCGSIRDVHPTGDPLAALPAEERFGFTVSAAEITYRGLCPSCR; encoded by the coding sequence ATGAGTGACCTGCTGGAGCGGCTGCGAGGGCGTGGCTGGCGGGTGACCGCCCAGCGGCGTGTCGTCGCGGAGGTCCTCGACGGGGACCACGTGCATCTCACGGCCGACGAGGTGCACGCACGCGCGGTGGACCGGCTGCCCGAGATCTCCCGGGCGACCGTCTACAACACGCTCGGCGAGCTGGTCGCCCTCGGCGAGGTCGCGGAGGTCTCGACGGACGGCCGTGCCAAGCGCTATGACCCCAACGCACACCACCCGCACCAGCACCTGGTGTGCTCCGGGTGCGGCAGCATCCGGGACGTGCATCCGACCGGCGATCCGCTGGCGGCCCTTCCGGCGGAGGAGCGGTTCGGCTTCACGGTCTCCGCAGCCGAGATCACCTACCGCGGACTGTGCCCGTCCTGCCGCTGA
- the katG gene encoding catalase/peroxidase HPI codes for MSENHDAIVADAKAEGGGGCPVAHGRAPHPTQGGGNRQWWPERLNLRILAKNPAVANPLGEEFDYAAAFKSLDLPAVKRDIAEVLTTSQDWWPADFGHYGPFIIRMAWHSAGTYRISDGRGGAGAGQQRFAPLNSWPDNGNLDKARRLLWPVKKKYGQSLSWADLMILAGNVALESMGFETFGFAGGREDVWEPDEDVYWGPETTWLGDERYTGDRELENPLGAVQMGLIYVNPEGPNGNPDPLAAARDIRETFRRMAMNDEETVALIAGGHTFGKTHGAGPAEAVGPDPEAAPIEQQGFGWRNSHGTGKGADAITSGLEGIWTNTPITWDNSFFEILFGYEWELFKSPAGAHQWRPKDGAGSGTVPDAHDPSKSHAPTMLTTDLSLRFDPVYEQISRRFLENPGAFADAFARAWYKLTHRDMGPIQRYLGPEVPSEVLLWQDPLPEVTHELVDAGDVAALKAQILDSGLSVSELVSTAWASASSFRGSDKRGGANGARIRLQPQSGWEVNDPDRLAGVLRTLEGIQQSFNSAQGGGKRVSLADLIVLAGGAAVEKAAADAGVAVEVPFVPGRADASQEQTDTESFAALEPAADGFRNYLGKGNRLPAEYLLIDRANLLTLSAPELTVLVGGLRVLGANHRQSQLGVLTATPGKLTNDFFVNLLDLGTTWQATSGDANTFEGRDDVTGEVKWTGTRADLVFGSNSELRALAEVYASDDAKEKFVRDFVAAWDKVMNLDRFDLV; via the coding sequence ATGTCCGAGAACCATGATGCAATCGTCGCCGACGCGAAGGCCGAGGGCGGGGGTGGCTGCCCCGTCGCGCACGGGCGCGCACCGCACCCGACGCAGGGCGGCGGCAACCGGCAGTGGTGGCCGGAGCGGCTCAATCTGAGGATCCTCGCCAAGAACCCCGCCGTGGCCAACCCGCTCGGCGAGGAGTTCGACTACGCCGCGGCGTTCAAGAGCCTCGACCTGCCTGCCGTGAAGCGGGACATCGCCGAGGTGCTGACGACGTCCCAGGACTGGTGGCCGGCCGACTTCGGCCACTACGGTCCGTTCATCATCCGCATGGCGTGGCACAGCGCGGGCACGTACCGCATCAGTGACGGCCGCGGCGGCGCCGGGGCCGGCCAGCAGCGATTCGCTCCGCTCAACAGCTGGCCGGACAACGGCAACCTCGACAAGGCCCGCCGGCTGCTGTGGCCGGTCAAGAAGAAGTACGGCCAGAGCCTCTCGTGGGCCGACCTGATGATCCTGGCCGGCAATGTCGCCCTGGAGTCGATGGGCTTCGAGACCTTCGGCTTCGCCGGCGGCCGTGAGGACGTCTGGGAGCCCGACGAGGACGTCTACTGGGGTCCGGAGACCACCTGGCTGGGCGACGAGCGCTACACCGGCGACCGGGAGCTCGAGAACCCGCTGGGCGCGGTCCAGATGGGCCTCATCTACGTCAACCCCGAGGGCCCCAACGGCAACCCGGACCCGCTGGCCGCCGCTCGCGACATCCGCGAGACGTTCCGCCGCATGGCGATGAACGACGAGGAGACGGTCGCCCTCATCGCCGGCGGCCACACCTTCGGCAAGACCCACGGCGCCGGCCCGGCGGAGGCCGTCGGCCCGGACCCCGAGGCCGCCCCGATCGAGCAGCAGGGCTTCGGCTGGCGGAACAGCCACGGCACCGGCAAGGGAGCCGACGCGATCACCAGCGGTCTCGAGGGCATCTGGACGAACACCCCGATCACCTGGGACAACAGCTTCTTCGAGATCCTGTTCGGCTACGAGTGGGAGCTGTTCAAGAGCCCCGCCGGCGCGCACCAGTGGCGGCCGAAGGACGGTGCCGGCTCGGGCACCGTCCCCGATGCCCACGACCCCTCGAAGAGCCACGCCCCGACGATGCTCACGACCGACCTGTCACTGCGCTTCGACCCGGTCTACGAGCAGATCTCACGGCGGTTCCTCGAGAATCCCGGCGCGTTCGCGGACGCCTTCGCCCGGGCCTGGTACAAGCTGACGCACCGGGACATGGGCCCGATCCAGCGGTACCTCGGGCCGGAGGTCCCGTCCGAGGTGCTGCTGTGGCAGGACCCGCTCCCGGAGGTGACGCACGAGTTGGTCGACGCCGGGGACGTCGCCGCCCTGAAGGCGCAGATCCTCGACTCGGGCCTGTCGGTGTCCGAGCTGGTGTCGACGGCGTGGGCGTCGGCCTCGTCGTTCCGCGGCAGCGACAAGCGCGGCGGCGCCAACGGTGCCCGAATCCGCCTGCAGCCGCAGAGCGGCTGGGAGGTCAACGACCCCGACCGGCTGGCCGGCGTGCTGCGGACCCTCGAGGGGATCCAGCAGTCCTTCAACTCCGCCCAGGGCGGGGGCAAGCGGGTCTCGCTCGCCGACCTGATCGTCCTCGCGGGGGGTGCGGCCGTGGAGAAGGCGGCCGCGGACGCCGGCGTCGCCGTCGAGGTCCCCTTCGTCCCGGGCCGCGCGGACGCCTCGCAGGAGCAGACCGACACGGAGTCGTTCGCCGCGCTCGAGCCCGCCGCCGACGGCTTCCGCAACTACCTCGGCAAGGGCAACCGGCTGCCGGCCGAGTACCTGCTGATCGACCGAGCGAACCTGCTGACCCTGAGCGCGCCCGAGCTGACGGTCCTCGTCGGCGGGCTGCGCGTCCTCGGCGCGAACCACCGGCAGTCGCAGTTGGGCGTTCTCACGGCGACTCCGGGGAAGCTGACGAACGACTTCTTCGTCAACCTGCTCGACCTGGGAACGACGTGGCAGGCGACGTCGGGTGACGCGAACACCTTCGAGGGCCGAGACGACGTCACGGGCGAGGTCAAGTGGACCGGCACCCGGGCCGACCTGGTCTTCGGGTCGAACTCCGAGCTGCGTGCGCTCGCGGAGGTCTACGCGAGCGACGACGCGAAGGAGAAGTTCGTGAGGGACTTCGTCGCGGCATGGGACAAGGTCATGAACCTGGACCGGTTCGACCTGGTGTGA
- a CDS encoding pyruvate carboxylase: protein MFRKVLVANRGEIAIRAFRAGYELGARTVAVFPYEDRNSLHRLKADEAYEIGEQGHPVRAYLSVEEVVGAARRAGADAVYPGYGFLSENPELARACEEAGITFVGPSADTLELTGNKARAVAAARAAGVPVLGSSQPSTDVDELVGAAEDIGFPVFVKAVAGGGGRGMRRVDDPSVLRESIEAASREAASAFGDPTVFLEKAVVDPRHIEVQILADGSGDVIHLFERDCSLQRRHQKVIELAPAPNLDPVLRDRICADAVRFAREIGYRNAGTVEFLLDRDGNHVFIEMNPRIQVEHTVTEEVTDVDLVQAQMRIAAGETLADLGLAQETVTLRGAALQCRITTEDPANGFRPDTGRISAYRSPGGSGIRLDGGTTHAGTEISAHFDSMLVKLTCRGRDFKAAVGRARRAVAEFRIRGVATNIPFLQAVLDDPDFQAGRVTTSFIEERQHLLTARHSADRGTKLLTYLADVTVNKPHGERPDLIDPGTKLPPLPAGEPPAGSRQRLVELGPEGFARWLRESPTIGVTDTTFRDAHQSLLATRVRTKDLLSVAPTVARTLPQLLSLECWGGATYDVALRFLAEDPWERLAALREAVPNICLQMLLRGRNTVGYTPYPTEVTDAFVQEAAATGIDIFRIFDALNDVGQMRPAIEAVRETGTAVAEVALCYTSDLSDPSERLYTLDYYLRLAEEIVAAGAHVLAVKDMAGLLRAPAAATLVSALRREFDLPVHLHTHDTAGGQLATYLAAIQAGADAVDGAVASMAGTTSQPSLSAIVAATDHSPRPTGLDLQAVGDLEPYWEGVRRIYAPFEAGLASPTGRVYHHEIPGGQLSNLRTQAVALGLGDRFEDIEAMYAAADRILGRLVKVTPSSKVVGDLALHLVGAGVSPEGFEATPDRFDIPDSVIGFLRGELGTPPGGWPEPFRSKALQGRAEAKPVQELTAEDRAGLEKSRRATLNRLLFPGPTRDFDAHRQAYGDTSVLDSKDFFYGLRPSKEYGVDLEPGVRLLIELQAVGEADERGMRTVMATLNGQLRPIQVRDEAAASDVPVTEKADRSDPGHVAAPFAGVVTLTVSEGDRVEAGATVATIEAMKMEATITAPKTGQVGRLAINRIQQVEGGDLLLEIA from the coding sequence ATGTTCCGCAAGGTGCTGGTCGCCAACCGCGGCGAGATTGCGATTCGCGCGTTCCGCGCCGGCTACGAACTGGGGGCGCGTACCGTCGCCGTCTTCCCCTACGAGGACCGCAACTCGCTGCACCGGCTGAAGGCCGACGAGGCCTACGAGATCGGTGAGCAGGGGCACCCGGTGCGGGCCTACCTCTCCGTCGAGGAGGTCGTCGGCGCCGCGCGCCGGGCCGGGGCGGACGCCGTCTACCCGGGATACGGGTTCCTGTCCGAGAATCCGGAGCTGGCCCGCGCCTGCGAGGAGGCGGGCATCACCTTCGTCGGGCCGAGCGCCGACACCCTCGAACTGACCGGGAACAAGGCCCGCGCCGTGGCCGCGGCCCGCGCCGCCGGGGTGCCGGTGCTCGGCTCCTCCCAGCCCTCCACCGACGTGGACGAGTTGGTCGGGGCCGCGGAGGACATCGGTTTCCCGGTGTTCGTCAAGGCGGTCGCCGGTGGCGGAGGGCGCGGCATGCGCCGGGTGGACGATCCGTCCGTACTCCGTGAGTCGATCGAGGCGGCGTCCCGCGAGGCGGCGTCCGCGTTCGGCGATCCCACGGTCTTCCTGGAGAAGGCCGTCGTCGATCCGCGCCACATCGAGGTGCAGATCCTCGCCGACGGAAGCGGCGACGTCATCCATCTCTTCGAGCGGGACTGCTCCCTCCAGCGCCGGCACCAGAAGGTGATCGAGCTGGCGCCGGCGCCGAACCTCGACCCGGTGCTGAGGGACCGCATCTGCGCGGACGCGGTGCGCTTCGCCCGCGAGATCGGTTACCGCAACGCCGGCACGGTGGAGTTCCTGCTCGACCGCGACGGCAACCACGTCTTCATCGAGATGAACCCGCGCATCCAGGTCGAGCACACGGTGACGGAGGAGGTCACCGACGTCGACCTGGTCCAGGCGCAGATGCGCATCGCGGCCGGTGAGACGCTGGCGGACCTCGGGCTGGCCCAGGAGACCGTCACGCTGCGCGGTGCCGCTCTGCAGTGCCGTATCACCACCGAGGACCCGGCGAACGGCTTCCGCCCGGACACGGGCCGGATCAGCGCCTACCGCTCGCCGGGCGGCTCGGGAATCCGACTCGACGGCGGCACGACCCACGCGGGCACGGAGATCAGCGCCCACTTCGACTCGATGCTGGTCAAGCTGACCTGCCGGGGCCGGGACTTCAAGGCCGCGGTCGGACGGGCCCGGCGTGCGGTGGCCGAGTTCCGCATCCGCGGCGTGGCCACGAACATCCCGTTCCTCCAGGCCGTGCTGGACGACCCGGACTTCCAGGCGGGACGGGTGACCACCTCGTTCATCGAGGAGCGGCAGCATCTGCTCACCGCGCGTCACTCCGCCGACCGCGGCACGAAGCTGCTCACGTACCTGGCGGACGTGACGGTGAACAAGCCGCACGGAGAACGGCCCGACCTGATCGACCCGGGCACCAAACTGCCGCCCCTGCCCGCCGGAGAGCCGCCCGCCGGTTCCCGGCAGCGGCTCGTCGAACTGGGCCCGGAGGGCTTCGCGCGGTGGCTGCGCGAGTCGCCGACGATCGGCGTCACCGACACCACCTTCCGCGACGCGCACCAGTCGCTGCTCGCCACCCGGGTCCGCACCAAGGACCTGCTCTCCGTCGCGCCGACCGTCGCGCGGACGCTGCCGCAGCTGCTGTCGCTGGAGTGCTGGGGCGGTGCCACCTACGACGTGGCCCTGCGCTTCCTCGCCGAGGACCCCTGGGAGCGTCTGGCGGCACTGCGTGAGGCCGTCCCGAACATCTGTCTGCAGATGCTGCTGCGCGGCCGCAACACCGTGGGCTACACGCCGTACCCGACCGAGGTGACGGACGCCTTCGTCCAGGAGGCGGCGGCCACCGGCATCGACATCTTCCGGATCTTCGACGCGCTCAACGACGTCGGCCAGATGCGGCCCGCGATCGAGGCCGTGCGGGAGACCGGTACGGCCGTGGCGGAGGTCGCCCTGTGCTACACCTCCGACCTCTCCGACCCCTCGGAGCGGCTGTACACGCTGGACTACTACCTCCGCCTCGCGGAGGAGATCGTCGCCGCGGGCGCCCATGTCCTGGCCGTCAAGGACATGGCCGGTCTGCTGCGCGCGCCGGCGGCGGCCACGCTGGTGTCGGCGCTGCGCCGCGAGTTCGACCTGCCGGTGCATCTGCACACCCACGACACCGCGGGCGGCCAGCTCGCCACGTACCTGGCCGCGATCCAGGCGGGGGCGGACGCGGTGGACGGCGCGGTCGCGTCCATGGCGGGCACGACCTCGCAGCCGTCACTGTCGGCCATCGTGGCCGCGACCGACCACTCCCCGCGCCCCACGGGGCTGGACCTCCAGGCCGTCGGCGACCTCGAGCCCTACTGGGAGGGCGTGCGCAGGATCTACGCGCCGTTCGAGGCCGGCCTGGCCTCGCCGACCGGACGCGTCTACCACCACGAGATCCCGGGCGGACAGCTGTCCAATCTGCGCACCCAGGCCGTCGCCCTCGGCCTCGGCGACCGCTTCGAGGACATCGAGGCGATGTACGCGGCCGCCGACCGGATCCTCGGCAGGCTGGTGAAGGTCACTCCGTCCTCGAAGGTGGTCGGCGACCTGGCCCTGCACCTGGTCGGTGCCGGGGTGTCACCGGAGGGGTTCGAGGCCACACCCGACCGGTTCGACATCCCCGACTCCGTCATCGGGTTCCTGCGCGGCGAGCTCGGCACCCCGCCGGGGGGCTGGCCGGAGCCGTTCCGCAGCAAGGCGCTGCAGGGACGTGCCGAGGCGAAGCCGGTGCAGGAACTCACGGCGGAGGACCGTGCGGGGCTCGAGAAGAGCCGCCGTGCCACGCTCAACCGGCTGCTGTTCCCCGGGCCGACGCGCGACTTCGACGCCCACCGCCAGGCGTACGGCGACACGAGTGTGCTGGACAGCAAGGACTTCTTCTACGGGCTGCGGCCGTCGAAGGAGTACGGGGTCGACCTGGAACCCGGCGTCCGGCTCCTCATCGAGTTGCAGGCCGTCGGTGAGGCCGACGAACGCGGCATGCGGACCGTGATGGCCACGCTGAACGGCCAGCTGCGGCCGATCCAGGTGCGTGACGAGGCGGCGGCCTCCGACGTGCCGGTCACCGAGAAGGCCGACCGCTCCGATCCCGGTCATGTCGCCGCACCGTTCGCCGGGGTCGTGACCCTGACCGTCTCCGAGGGGGACCGGGTGGAGGCCGGTGCCACGGTGGCGACCATCGAGGCGATGAAGATGGAGGCCACGATCACCGCCCCGAAGACCGGGCAGGTCGGGCGGCTGGCCATCAACCGGATCCAGCAGGTGGAGGGGGGCGATCTCCTCCTGGAGATCGCGTGA
- a CDS encoding fasciclin domain-containing protein, with product MTTDRLRGAALAAAGALLVPLPLLAAAPTAQAGPAAEPFGPGCAALPTSGEGSPAGMADDPVATAASHQPELSTLVSAVQKAGLVETLNNADGITLFAPTNDAFAKIPKAQLDAVLNDQEQLKKLLTYHVVGTEVTADRLPDGSFKTLEGAELATSGSGDSFKVNGSAAVLCGDVPTSNAVVHIIDQVLQPPS from the coding sequence ATGACCACCGATCGCCTCAGGGGCGCCGCTCTCGCCGCAGCCGGTGCGCTCCTCGTACCGCTTCCGCTCCTCGCGGCCGCCCCCACAGCACAGGCGGGTCCCGCGGCGGAGCCGTTCGGACCCGGCTGCGCCGCGCTGCCGACGAGTGGCGAGGGCAGCCCGGCCGGTATGGCCGACGACCCGGTCGCCACGGCCGCCTCGCACCAGCCGGAGCTGTCCACCCTCGTCAGCGCCGTGCAGAAGGCCGGGCTCGTCGAGACGTTGAACAACGCCGACGGGATCACCCTCTTCGCACCGACGAACGACGCCTTCGCCAAGATCCCCAAGGCTCAGCTCGACGCGGTGCTCAACGACCAGGAGCAGTTGAAGAAGCTCCTGACCTACCACGTCGTCGGCACGGAGGTCACCGCGGACCGGTTGCCCGACGGCAGCTTCAAGACCCTCGAAGGAGCCGAGCTGGCCACGTCCGGTTCCGGGGACTCCTTCAAGGTGAACGGCTCGGCGGCCGTCCTCTGCGGCGACGTGCCCACGAGCAACGCGGTCGTCCACATCATCGACCAGGTGCTCCAGCCACCGTCCTGA